Proteins encoded within one genomic window of Aquarana catesbeiana isolate 2022-GZ linkage group LG03, ASM4218655v1, whole genome shotgun sequence:
- the LOC141134881 gene encoding toll-like receptor 12 has product MNIYSSIFVRILYLISACSFCQSVLRQNCQVLEKKYYAQFMDLKFDRCGGFKELHFSIAVHCDQVENLHVALKEAPLETDWLCLTNYRGSTLEAEVFSQFTRLNALYIVTRDAELQPGSFSGLPQLTTLWIQAESTDTNITFHKDTFYGLNSLRELKISSIQLSAFNISLYNHLHLLDNLILEDNNIGYLSDVTASLGTFKYLKKLSVISNMIEELRTADCLTSQNSTSYGEFVDFNISHLDLSNNQLAIIQPKSLCNFPHLELFTSHSSGIEIEDLYKSGIKTIKTVSLQNTGFDIFKICASASHFKVEELLLMFSWIYKINTSGGSCKNLKKLNLSGNDLDKIGVEQMQKLHDLLELDLSYNNLESLTFCKNESVPTLKLVYLNASFNYILRLQKGQFACLKELKSLSLESNKINYIDDLAFDGLDQLQLLNLQHNNLFKIGEFTFSNLFLVRHLNLYENVVSTFNSQAFRNVFLKDIKVTYNYNVDSYWWKFIRMSLRNISVKTNIFHLRADVLDAFNFLESLQIDSPDIVLSCVAFSEAKELHLKNTVQFINTDAQWSPLASFTKLEKLYYSGNPQDISNSSDIIYSLKDVPSLKFLYLHDTDKIFKFNQINANTIFQRLSHLKVLHLKNAGIDCLDSKEVFSDLQDLEFLIIENQNMLEVESIVFDSMPKLKYIYFLQTTFPCSCKFKGFLSWLESNTRVSAIDFYHQKCLLNHISMNFIFFLNNNCRSDLDFIMFILSFLCTLLFMCLSLFHESIRWHILYIVYMVKCWLNHRLQHKEKYEYDVFVSYNTNDELWVTEQLLLNLEQKGPPFFKVCIHNRDFEVGRDIVENIMDSIYNSRWTVCILTHNYLQSNWCSLEMRMATYKLLTESKDSLILIFLDKISREELQYYHRLTKLLNKKTYLDWPDHENGQQLFWARLRKVIAKSGRKLT; this is encoded by the coding sequence ATGAATATTTACAGCTCCATTTTCGTACGGATTCTCTACTTGATTTCTGCTTGTTCTTTTTGTCAATCTGTGCTAAGACAGAACTGTCAGGTTCTGGAAAAGAAATATTATGCACAGTTCATGGATCTGAAGTTTGACAGATGTGGGGGATTTAAGGAATTACATTTTTCCATTGCCGTCCATTGTGACCAGGTGGAAAATCTTCACGTGGCGCTGAAAGAAGCCCCACTGGAAACAGATTGGCTTTGCCTAACCAACTATCGTGGATCGACCCTGGAAGCTGAAGTCTTCTCTCAATTCACAAGACTGAATGCTCTTTATATAGTAACAAGGGATGCTGAACTCCAACCTGGTTCCTTCAGCGGTCTTCCTCAACTAACCACTCTTTGGATCCAGGCAGAATCTACAGATACTAACATTACATTCCATAAGGATACTTTTTATGGATTAAATTCACTAAGAGAACTGAAAATATCTTCTATACAGCTATCAGCATTCAACATTTCACTATATAACCATCTTCATCTTTTGGACAATCTTATACTGGAAGATAACAACATCGGTTATCTATCTGATGTAACAGCATCACTAGGAACATTCAAATACTTAAAAAAACTTTCTGTAATTAGCAATATGATTGAAGAACTTAGAACAGCTGATTGTCTTACTTCACAAAATTCTACAAGTTATGGAGAGTTTGTAGATTTTAATATCAGCCACCTTGACCTGAGCAACAATCAGTTAGCCATCATTCAACCTAAGTCTCTCTGCAACTTTCCACACTTGGAGCTTTTTACCTCTCACAGTAGTGGCATTGAAATTGAAGACCTCTATAAATCAGGTATCAAGACAATCAAAACAGTTTCATTACAAAACACTGGATTTGATATATTTAAAATCTGTGCTAGTGCTTCTCATTTTAAAGTGGAGGAACTTCTTCTCATGTTTTCCTGGATATATAAAATTAACACTTCCGGGGGCTCCTGTAAAAACCTAAAGAAGTTAAATTTATCGGGCAATGACTTGGATAAGATTGGGGTAGAACAAATGCAAAAATTACATGATTTATTGGAACTGGATTTATCATATAATAACCTGGAAAGTTTAACATTTTGCAAAAACGAATCTGTGCCAACATTGAAGCTGGTTTATCTAAATGCATCTTTTAACTATATACTTAGGCTACAGAAGGGACAGTTTGCATGCTTAAAAGAACTTAAGAGTTTATCCCTGGAGAGCAACAAAATTAATTACATCGATGACTTGGCCTTTGATGGTTTGGATCAATTACAGCTTTTGAATCTTCAGCATAACAACCTATTCAAAATTGGCGAATTCACATTTTCAAACTTGTTTTTGGTAAGACACTTAAATTTATATGAAAATGTGGTCAGTACATTTAATTCACAAGCTTTTAGAAATGTCTTTCTTAAAGATATAAAGGTAACCTATAATTATAATGTTGATTCCTATTGGTGGAAATTTATACGAATGTCGTTAAGAAATATCTCAGTAAAGACCAATATTTTCCACTTGAGAGCGGATGTTTTAGATGCATTTAATTTTCTCGAGAGTTTACAAATAGATTCACCCGACATAGTCCTCAGTTGTGTTGCATTCTCTGAAGCTAAAGAATTACATTTGAAAAACACTGTCCAATTTATAAATACTGATGCACAGTGGAGCCCACTTGCCAGTTTTACAAAACTTGAAAAATTGTATTATTCTGGAAATCCACAGGATATTTCTAATAGTAGTGATATTATATACTCACTGAAAGACGTACCATCATTAAAGTTCCTTTATTTGCATGATACTGATAAAATCTTTAAATTTAATCAGATAAACGCCAATACAATTTTTCAAAGACTATCGCATCTCAAAGTTTTACATTTAAAGAATGCTGGAATAGATTGCTTGGATTCCAAGGAGGTTTTTAGTGATTTACAGGATCTAGAATTTCTTATTATTGAAAATCAGAACATGCTTGAGGTTGAGTCCATCGTATTTGATTCAATGCCCAAATTGAAGTACATTTATTTTTTGCAGACAACTTTTCCCTGTAGTTGTAAGTTCAAAGGATTTCTCTCATGGCTGGAATCTAACACACGTGTATCTGCTATTGACTTTTACCATCAGAAATGTCTCCTCAACCACATCAGCATGaattttatatttttcttaaataacaattgTCGGAGTGATTTGGATTTCATAATGTTCATACTGAGCTTTTTGTGCACACTGCTGTTTATGTGCCTATCTCTTTTTCATGAAAGTATCCGGTGGCATATTCTCTACATAGTCTACATGGTTAAATGCTGGCTGAACCACAGGCTCCAGCACAAAGAAAAGTATGAATATGATGTTTTTGTGTCTTACAACACAAACGATGAGCTATGGGTCACAGAGCAACTTCTTCTCAACCTGGAGCAGAAGGGTCCTCCATTCTTCAAAGTATGTATCCATAACCGGGATTTTGAGGTTGGCAGAGACATTGTGGAGAACATTATGGACAGTATCTATAACAGCAGATGGACAGTCTGTATCCTTACCCATAATTACTTGCAAAGTAATTGGTGTTCCCTTGAGATGAGGATGGCAACATACAAGCTACTAACGGAGAGTAAGGATTCTCTGATTCTGATATTCCTTGATAAGATCTCAAGAGAAGAGCTGCAGTATTACCATAGACTGACAAAGCTGTTGAATAAGAAGACCTATCTGGACTGGCCAGATCATGAGAATGGACAGCAGCTATTTTGGGCAAGACTACGTAAAGTGATTGCTAAATCTGGAAGAAAGCTCACataa